The following are encoded in a window of Pseudomonas graminis genomic DNA:
- a CDS encoding NADH-quinone oxidoreductase subunit A, with translation MPDSTGLIAHNWGFAVFLLGVVGLCAFMLGLSSLLGSKAWGRSKNEPFESGMLPTGGARLRLSAKFYLVAMLFVIFDIEALFLYAWSVSVRESGWTGFAEALVFIAILLAGLVYLWRVGALDWAPVGRRNRQAKLKQ, from the coding sequence ATGCCCGACTCGACAGGATTGATTGCCCACAATTGGGGCTTCGCCGTGTTTCTCCTTGGTGTCGTAGGCCTCTGCGCCTTCATGCTCGGCCTTTCCAGCCTGCTGGGTTCCAAAGCCTGGGGCCGCAGCAAAAACGAACCGTTCGAATCCGGCATGCTGCCTACCGGCGGCGCCCGTCTGCGGCTCTCGGCAAAATTCTATCTGGTCGCGATGCTGTTCGTGATTTTCGACATTGAAGCCCTCTTTCTGTACGCCTGGTCTGTGTCCGTCCGCGAAAGCGGCTGGACCGGCTTCGCCGAAGCGCTCGTTTTCATAGCAATTCTGTTGGCAGGTCTTGTCTACCTATGGCGGGTAGGGGCGCTCGATTGGGCT